One genomic window of Maribacter aquivivus includes the following:
- a CDS encoding carboxy terminal-processing peptidase, which translates to MKRNLAYVLLLMLAAVASCSFTNKTFENDDKDKLLLDLITYVLEKGHYEPKALDDDFSVHVFEDFIDVIDPTKRYFIASDIAEFEKYKYQIDDEIKNTDITFFNVVYERLMERMGDAKGIYKEVLETPFDYSENESISIKYDEEPFAADRKELKERWRKQLKYATLGTFDSKISHMENDEIESTDEHDHTAHSLKEAEEESRKSTETTLDEFFDFVSDLERKDWFVQYINTIVDEFDPHTFYFAPEEKEKFDTSMSGKFEGIGARLQKKAEGAKIVEIISGGPVWRDARLEVGDEIIKVGQNGEEPINIVGMRLDDAIKLIKGAQGTIVDLTVKKVDGSLDVVSLTRDVVELEESYAKSANIIKGEEKFGIINLPKFYVDFNDYSERNAATDVAKEVERLKEEGMEGLILDLRDNGGGSLKTVVEMAGLFIKDGPIVQVQSKDKGKDVYDDKDERIQWDGPLVILVNELSASASEILAAAMQDYKRAIVIGSKQTFGKGTVQNVIPLNNMLRSNEHGDLGAIKITTQKFYRINGGSTQLEGVKSDIVVPDRYSYIDLGERDQSNPLGWDKITPADYKAWDGYINYEKTIADSEKRMATSQQIKLIEENAKWLKAEQDETEISLNFDTYKEEKNKDKEQSNYFKKLTDYDSKLTFKSLGYEEQLFTKDSVLREKRNRWHKNLAKDVYVEEAVNVLEDLKMNNIKQGKLASVKN; encoded by the coding sequence ATGAAAAGAAATTTAGCCTACGTACTATTGTTGATGCTTGCAGCTGTAGCATCATGCAGTTTTACAAATAAGACTTTTGAAAATGACGATAAGGATAAATTGTTGTTAGATTTAATAACCTATGTGTTAGAAAAAGGACATTATGAGCCAAAAGCGCTTGATGATGATTTTTCGGTACATGTCTTTGAAGATTTTATTGATGTAATTGATCCTACCAAGAGATATTTTATAGCATCAGATATCGCAGAATTTGAAAAGTACAAGTATCAGATAGACGATGAAATCAAAAATACAGATATCACATTTTTCAATGTAGTATATGAAAGATTGATGGAGCGTATGGGCGATGCAAAAGGAATTTATAAAGAAGTCTTAGAAACTCCTTTTGATTATTCTGAGAATGAAAGCATCAGTATTAAATATGATGAAGAGCCATTTGCTGCAGATAGAAAAGAGCTTAAAGAACGTTGGAGAAAGCAATTGAAATATGCCACCTTAGGTACGTTTGATTCTAAAATTTCTCATATGGAGAATGACGAAATCGAAAGTACAGATGAGCATGATCATACTGCACACTCGCTAAAAGAGGCAGAAGAAGAATCAAGAAAATCTACAGAAACTACTTTGGATGAGTTCTTTGATTTTGTAAGTGATTTAGAACGTAAAGATTGGTTCGTACAATACATCAATACTATTGTAGATGAATTTGACCCACATACATTTTACTTCGCTCCAGAAGAGAAAGAGAAGTTTGATACCAGCATGTCAGGTAAGTTTGAAGGTATTGGTGCAAGACTTCAGAAAAAAGCTGAAGGGGCAAAAATTGTAGAAATTATTTCTGGCGGACCAGTATGGAGAGATGCGCGATTAGAAGTTGGTGATGAAATTATCAAAGTTGGTCAGAATGGAGAAGAGCCTATAAATATTGTAGGTATGCGTTTAGACGATGCTATTAAACTAATAAAAGGTGCACAAGGTACTATTGTAGATTTAACTGTTAAAAAGGTAGATGGTTCTTTGGATGTTGTTTCTTTAACAAGAGACGTTGTTGAGTTAGAAGAGTCGTATGCGAAATCTGCGAATATTATTAAAGGAGAAGAAAAATTCGGAATTATAAATCTTCCAAAATTCTATGTTGATTTCAATGATTATAGCGAAAGAAATGCGGCAACGGATGTTGCTAAAGAAGTAGAGCGTTTAAAAGAAGAAGGCATGGAAGGTCTAATTCTAGATTTACGTGATAATGGAGGTGGATCTTTAAAGACTGTTGTTGAAATGGCAGGTTTGTTTATTAAAGATGGTCCTATTGTTCAAGTGCAATCTAAAGATAAAGGCAAAGATGTTTATGATGATAAAGATGAAAGAATTCAGTGGGATGGCCCGTTGGTAATTCTAGTAAACGAATTATCTGCTTCTGCTTCTGAAATTTTAGCCGCTGCAATGCAAGATTATAAAAGAGCTATTGTAATAGGTAGTAAGCAGACTTTTGGAAAAGGAACGGTACAGAACGTTATACCGTTGAACAATATGTTACGTAGTAATGAACACGGAGATTTAGGTGCTATTAAAATTACTACTCAGAAGTTCTATAGAATTAACGGTGGTTCTACGCAGTTAGAAGGTGTTAAGAGTGATATCGTTGTACCAGACAGATATAGCTATATTGATTTAGGAGAAAGAGATCAATCTAATCCGTTAGGATGGGATAAAATCACACCTGCTGATTATAAAGCTTGGGATGGTTATATTAACTATGAGAAAACTATTGCCGATAGTGAAAAAAGAATGGCAACTAGTCAACAAATTAAGTTGATAGAAGAGAATGCAAAGTGGTTGAAAGCTGAGCAAGATGAAACAGAGATTTCTTTAAATTTTGACACTTATAAGGAAGAGAAAAACAAGGATAAAGAGCAATCGAACTACTTTAAAAAGTTAACCGATTATGATTCTAAACTTACGTTTAAATCTTTAGGTTATGAAGAGCAATTGTTCACTAAAGATTCTGTTTTACGTGAAAAGCGTAATAGATGGCATAAAAATTTAGCAAAAGATGTTTATGTTGAAGAAGCTGTAAACGTATTAGAAGATTTAAAAATGAACAACATTAAGCAAGGTAAACTAGCTAGTGTTAAGAATTAG
- the surE gene encoding 5'/3'-nucleotidase SurE gives MEKPLILITNDDGITAPGLRMLITIMKKIGDVVVVAPDSPQSGMGHAITLDTALFSKKMKIDLDQDGIDEYSCSGTPADCVKLALQEILPKRPDICVSGINHGSNSSINVIYSGTMSAAVEAGIEGIPAIGFSLCDYSWNADFSQAQDFIHDIVTQALANGIPKGTVLNVNIPKLKKEEIKGIKVCRQAKANWKEKFDKRTNPMGKDYYWLTGEFELLDKGEDTDEWALANGYISVVPIQFDLTAHHVIQELNTWEL, from the coding sequence ATGGAAAAACCACTGATTTTAATAACGAATGATGACGGAATTACTGCGCCTGGTTTACGCATGCTAATTACGATAATGAAAAAAATAGGCGATGTGGTTGTGGTAGCGCCAGACAGTCCGCAATCTGGTATGGGGCATGCCATTACATTGGATACTGCGCTATTTTCTAAAAAAATGAAAATAGACCTTGACCAAGATGGTATAGATGAATATAGTTGTAGTGGTACACCTGCTGATTGTGTAAAATTAGCGCTTCAAGAAATACTACCAAAAAGACCCGACATTTGTGTTAGTGGCATTAACCACGGCTCTAACTCTTCAATAAATGTTATTTATTCAGGCACTATGAGTGCTGCGGTAGAAGCGGGAATCGAAGGAATTCCTGCCATTGGTTTTTCATTATGTGACTATAGCTGGAACGCTGATTTCTCTCAAGCTCAAGATTTTATTCATGACATTGTCACCCAAGCTTTAGCAAACGGAATTCCGAAAGGCACAGTATTAAACGTGAATATACCTAAGCTTAAAAAAGAGGAAATAAAAGGTATAAAAGTGTGTAGGCAGGCAAAAGCAAATTGGAAAGAAAAATTCGATAAGCGAACCAACCCTATGGGTAAAGATTACTATTGGCTTACCGGAGAATTTGAATTACTAGACAAAGGTGAAGATACTGACGAATGGGCACTGGCAAACGGATATATTTCTGTTGTACCTATCCAATTCGATTTAACTGCCCATCATGTCATTCAAGAATTGAATACTTGGGAGCTTTAG
- the lpxB gene encoding lipid-A-disaccharide synthase has product MKYYIIAGEASGDLHGSNLIKALKKQDSNADIRCWGGDLMQQAGGTLAKHYKELAFMGFLEVVLNLNVIFKNIKFCKQDIAAFNPDAIIFIDYSGFNLRIAKWAKENNFLTNYYISPQIWASREGRIEKIKATVDHMYVILPFEKEFYEKKHNYPVNFVGHPLLDAIDNRPKLNEAKFRSDNGIDQSKPIIALLPGSRKQEVQKMLSLMLSLTNDFAEYEFVIAGAPSLDKEFYATFLTNANVKFIQNKTYELLSISTAALVTSGTATLETALFKVPQVVCYKANWISYQIAKRIITLEYISLVNLIMKKEVVKELIQDDFTKQNLKKELTLILDGEARSKQLAEYDELIAKLGGSGASAEAASLIIANAKIS; this is encoded by the coding sequence ATGAAGTACTACATTATTGCAGGCGAAGCTTCTGGTGATCTTCATGGCTCTAATTTAATTAAGGCGCTGAAGAAACAAGATTCCAATGCTGACATTAGATGTTGGGGTGGTGACTTAATGCAACAGGCAGGCGGAACTTTAGCCAAACACTACAAAGAATTGGCTTTTATGGGGTTTCTAGAAGTTGTTCTCAACCTAAATGTCATTTTTAAAAACATAAAATTCTGTAAGCAAGACATTGCAGCTTTCAACCCTGATGCTATTATTTTTATTGATTATTCCGGATTTAATTTAAGAATTGCTAAATGGGCAAAAGAGAACAATTTTTTGACCAACTATTATATTTCTCCTCAAATATGGGCTTCTAGGGAAGGTAGAATAGAGAAGATAAAGGCAACAGTAGACCACATGTATGTAATTCTGCCTTTTGAGAAAGAATTTTACGAAAAGAAACACAATTACCCAGTCAATTTTGTAGGGCACCCATTACTAGACGCCATTGACAATAGACCAAAATTAAACGAAGCTAAATTTAGATCAGATAACGGCATAGATCAGAGTAAACCAATAATAGCATTACTACCTGGCAGTCGCAAACAAGAAGTTCAAAAAATGCTTTCTTTGATGCTTTCCTTAACCAACGACTTTGCTGAATATGAATTTGTTATTGCAGGCGCACCTAGTTTAGACAAAGAATTCTACGCTACTTTTCTTACCAATGCGAATGTAAAGTTCATTCAAAACAAAACTTACGAATTACTTTCTATATCAACTGCTGCTTTAGTTACTAGTGGCACCGCAACTTTAGAAACTGCCTTATTTAAAGTGCCACAAGTAGTATGCTACAAGGCAAATTGGATTTCTTATCAAATTGCTAAACGTATTATCACTTTAGAATATATTTCTTTGGTTAACCTTATCATGAAAAAGGAAGTAGTTAAAGAATTAATACAAGATGATTTCACCAAGCAGAATCTAAAAAAGGAGCTGACCTTAATTTTAGATGGGGAAGCTAGAAGTAAACAACTGGCTGAATATGATGAGTTAATTGCAAAATTGGGTGGTTCTGGAGCTAGTGCTGAGGCTGCTTCGCTTATCATTGCAAATGCTAAAATTTCATAG
- a CDS encoding C40 family peptidase, giving the protein MRILPYFIIICFLASCGVKKTSTSDKERKISVAAANNARTGNVTEPTRTEERRAITSSTHTKADEIINTALSFSGTRYKFGGTTKKGMDCSGLLYISFGEHDVQLPRTSIHMAEEGHRVTVKNVEKGDLLFFKTSRGSKRINHVGMVVGTDNNEITFIHASTSRGVTVSSLRDGFWNQAFVKATRIL; this is encoded by the coding sequence ATGCGCATATTACCATATTTTATTATCATTTGCTTTTTAGCCAGTTGCGGAGTCAAAAAGACGAGCACTTCTGACAAAGAGCGAAAAATATCTGTTGCTGCCGCAAATAATGCTAGAACAGGAAATGTTACCGAACCTACAAGAACAGAAGAACGAAGAGCAATAACTTCTTCAACGCACACAAAGGCCGACGAAATTATTAATACTGCCCTTTCATTTTCAGGTACACGCTATAAGTTTGGCGGTACCACCAAAAAAGGAATGGACTGCTCTGGTCTATTATATATTTCTTTTGGCGAACATGATGTGCAACTGCCTAGAACTTCTATTCACATGGCAGAAGAAGGTCATCGTGTTACTGTTAAAAATGTAGAAAAGGGCGACTTGCTATTTTTTAAGACTTCAAGAGGCTCTAAACGCATTAACCATGTAGGTATGGTGGTAGGTACAGACAATAACGAAATTACATTTATACACGCATCAACATCACGTGGTGTTACCGTTTCATCTTTACGAGACGGATTCTGGAACCAAGCATTTGTAAAGGCTACAAGAATATTATAG
- a CDS encoding ComEC/Rec2 family competence protein, with translation MKLLAFIPIRLTLLLILGILIGYFFSFNLLYTLLFTTFLFLLLAFIFFFEKNTKSILFGTIAALTFVSLGIFSYTAAQPKYYSSHYSNHQNTSNELWTLKIKEVLKPNQFSTRYLALVKSIGNEHVSGTILLTIPKDAVNLNLAIDDEFVTYAKVKPISSPLNPHQFNYKKYLENLGVYHSIRIEHDKLVKIKSSQTTLLGIAARARNHIIKKLDKENFGADELGVIQALLLGQRSDISEETYTNYQKAGAVHILAVSGLHIGILLLVIQFLLSPMKNIPNGRTFILILSVLFLWGFAFIAGLSASIIRATTMFTFVAYALYLNRPSNTFNILALSILFILLFINPNLLFQVGFQMSYAAVFAILWIFPLLKQLWFPKNKVVRYFWQLLCVSIAAQLGVLPISLFYFHQFPGLFFISNLVIVPALGVILGMGILVIALSLLNWLPTKLVWFYNEIIGLMNSLIAWVAKQESFIFSAISFDFIQLLLSVLVLVMGVELCTKLNYKRIVFFLLSILCFQGWTIYQEYETHNKSQVLVLHQTRKSLIFNKSGDDLSILTDLDNKPDYLISDYVTAERIDSVRYYSLKNSYAFEDELLLIIDSTGIYPKSASHKILLTQSPKINLDRLLDSISPKVIIVDGSNYKSYVERWEATCIKNKIPFHYTGEKGAYYFE, from the coding sequence ATGAAACTCTTAGCGTTTATTCCTATCAGATTAACGCTTTTACTCATCCTTGGAATTTTAATAGGTTACTTTTTTTCCTTTAACTTATTATATACTCTTCTTTTCACAACTTTTCTTTTTCTACTATTAGCTTTTATTTTCTTTTTTGAAAAGAATACAAAATCGATTTTATTTGGAACCATTGCCGCGCTAACATTCGTATCATTAGGCATTTTTAGTTACACTGCTGCACAACCTAAATATTATAGCAGTCACTACAGCAATCACCAAAATACCAGTAACGAACTGTGGACGTTAAAAATCAAAGAAGTTCTAAAACCTAATCAGTTTTCGACCCGCTATTTAGCCTTGGTAAAAAGTATTGGTAATGAACATGTAAGTGGCACTATTCTTCTCACCATACCAAAAGATGCAGTGAATTTAAACTTAGCTATCGATGATGAATTTGTTACTTACGCCAAAGTCAAACCTATTTCTTCTCCACTAAACCCTCATCAATTTAATTATAAAAAATATCTGGAGAATCTAGGTGTATATCATAGTATACGAATAGAACATGATAAGCTTGTGAAAATTAAAAGTTCGCAAACTACCCTTCTCGGCATCGCAGCAAGAGCTCGAAATCATATTATTAAAAAACTTGATAAAGAAAATTTTGGAGCAGATGAATTAGGAGTCATACAGGCACTATTGCTTGGGCAGCGTTCAGATATTTCAGAAGAAACGTATACCAACTACCAGAAAGCTGGTGCTGTGCATATTTTAGCAGTATCTGGTTTACACATTGGTATTTTACTCTTGGTTATTCAATTTCTATTGAGTCCGATGAAAAACATACCTAATGGGCGAACCTTTATTTTAATTCTATCAGTTCTCTTTTTATGGGGTTTTGCTTTTATTGCCGGGTTGTCTGCTAGTATTATTCGTGCTACTACGATGTTCACCTTTGTGGCATATGCATTATATTTAAACAGACCCAGCAACACCTTCAATATACTTGCGCTTTCCATACTATTTATTCTACTATTTATCAATCCGAATTTATTGTTTCAAGTCGGATTTCAAATGAGCTATGCAGCTGTTTTTGCTATACTTTGGATTTTTCCCTTGCTTAAACAATTATGGTTTCCGAAGAATAAAGTGGTACGCTACTTTTGGCAATTGCTATGTGTTAGTATAGCCGCACAATTAGGAGTTCTACCAATTAGTTTATTCTATTTTCATCAGTTTCCTGGACTGTTCTTTATTTCGAATTTAGTGATTGTACCTGCTTTGGGAGTGATTCTTGGTATGGGAATTTTAGTGATTGCATTATCACTATTAAACTGGCTCCCCACTAAATTAGTATGGTTTTATAATGAAATCATTGGTTTAATGAATAGCTTAATAGCTTGGGTGGCAAAACAAGAAAGTTTTATTTTCAGTGCTATCTCTTTTGATTTTATTCAACTATTGTTAAGTGTTTTGGTTCTGGTAATGGGCGTAGAACTTTGTACAAAACTCAACTACAAACGAATAGTTTTCTTCTTATTAAGTATTCTATGTTTTCAAGGTTGGACAATCTATCAGGAATATGAAACTCACAACAAGTCGCAAGTATTGGTGTTACATCAAACGAGAAAGAGTCTCATTTTTAACAAAAGCGGAGATGATTTATCCATCTTAACAGATCTTGATAATAAACCTGATTATCTAATTTCTGATTATGTAACTGCTGAACGTATAGATTCTGTTCGATATTATTCTTTAAAAAATAGCTATGCTTTTGAAGATGAATTACTCTTGATCATTGATAGTACCGGAATTTATCCGAAGTCGGCATCCCATAAAATTCTACTAACACAATCACCAAAAATCAACCTAGATAGATTGCTAGACAGCATCAGTCCAAAAGTGATAATAGTAGATGGCAGTAACTACAAAAGCTATGTTGAACGCTGGGAAGCGACCTGTATAAAAAATAAAATCCCTTTTCACTATACTGGTGAAAAGGGAGCTTATTATTTTGAGTAG
- a CDS encoding peptide MFS transporter translates to MENTIKPVEEQQLFGHPKGLFYLFFAELWERFSFYGMRALLTLYMVNVVFEALATRDFAAAAVYASYGSLVYASTVIGGRISDKILGMRKSIFLGGILMAFGHFVLAVENNYAFFLALALIVVGNGFFKPNISTFVGSLYKDGDIRKDSGFVIFYMGINIGGFAAPLLCGWLGKTYGWHYGFGLAGIGMLLGLIAFWSGINKNVFGDKGLPPTETILDKPILGVKQGLMIPILAVLSVPVIAYLLSAYKSLGEKGSFLEGNNIVNIIFYLIAIAIGAFLLKILIEATAEERKKLIVAILFTFFITIFWGFHELSGSIITLFAARNVNLTFIDASQTNALNSMYIIILSIPISMLFTYLKKKNLDPRTPYKFGLGLAFAGISFLILSMSSGSADSNGMVPFSYLLIMYFLISVGELLMSPVGLSKITDLSPKRIVAFMMGIWFLASAFAFQIVGFIGKQLAIESTDKNVGGFETLGIYTDGFGLVAKYALGAALIVLVASPLIKKMMGKVH, encoded by the coding sequence ATGGAAAATACGATTAAACCAGTCGAAGAGCAGCAATTGTTTGGGCATCCAAAAGGTTTATTTTATTTGTTTTTTGCTGAATTGTGGGAGCGATTTAGTTTCTACGGTATGCGTGCACTGCTAACGCTTTACATGGTTAATGTTGTTTTTGAGGCATTAGCTACTAGGGATTTTGCAGCGGCAGCGGTTTATGCCTCTTATGGTTCATTGGTTTACGCATCTACAGTAATTGGAGGGCGCATATCTGATAAAATATTAGGCATGCGTAAATCTATTTTTTTGGGGGGTATTTTAATGGCATTCGGACATTTTGTATTAGCTGTAGAAAACAATTATGCATTCTTTCTAGCCCTAGCTTTAATAGTTGTTGGGAATGGTTTTTTTAAACCGAATATTTCCACTTTTGTCGGTTCTCTTTATAAAGATGGTGATATTCGAAAAGATTCGGGTTTTGTTATCTTTTATATGGGTATTAATATTGGAGGTTTTGCTGCACCATTACTTTGTGGTTGGTTAGGTAAAACTTATGGATGGCATTATGGTTTTGGTCTTGCAGGTATTGGTATGTTATTAGGATTAATCGCTTTTTGGAGTGGTATTAATAAAAATGTATTTGGAGATAAAGGTTTGCCTCCAACTGAAACTATTTTAGATAAACCAATATTAGGTGTAAAACAGGGTTTAATGATACCGATTTTAGCGGTATTGTCAGTTCCTGTGATTGCTTATTTACTTTCTGCTTACAAATCATTAGGGGAAAAAGGTAGCTTTTTAGAGGGCAATAACATTGTAAATATTATCTTCTATTTAATTGCGATAGCAATTGGTGCATTTCTATTGAAAATATTAATAGAGGCAACTGCAGAAGAGCGTAAAAAATTAATAGTAGCTATTTTATTTACATTTTTTATTACAATTTTCTGGGGTTTTCATGAACTTTCAGGAAGTATTATCACTTTGTTTGCTGCACGTAATGTTAATTTGACTTTTATAGATGCATCACAAACAAATGCATTAAATTCAATGTATATCATCATATTATCTATTCCTATATCAATGTTGTTTACCTATTTAAAGAAGAAAAATCTAGATCCTAGAACACCATATAAGTTTGGTTTAGGATTGGCATTTGCAGGTATAAGTTTCTTGATTCTTTCAATGAGTAGTGGTAGTGCTGACTCGAATGGTATGGTACCTTTTTCTTATTTGTTAATTATGTACTTCTTAATCTCCGTAGGTGAATTATTAATGTCGCCAGTAGGATTATCAAAAATCACCGATTTATCACCTAAGCGAATCGTTGCATTTATGATGGGTATATGGTTTTTAGCATCAGCATTTGCTTTTCAGATTGTAGGTTTCATTGGTAAACAATTAGCAATTGAAAGCACTGATAAAAATGTTGGAGGTTTCGAAACTTTAGGTATCTATACAGATGGATTTGGTCTTGTTGCAAAATACGCGCTAGGTGCAGCATTAATAGTACTAGTTGCATCTCCATTGATTAAAAAAATGATGGGTAAAGTGCATTAA
- a CDS encoding S9 family peptidase produces MRKTHLFALILLSFTAITWAQEKQIEVAEIYQGAFRTEGMDALRSMKNGTQYTVLNSNRFSQITTVDKYDYKTLEKVGTVVSSADLADIPSFSSYDFSSDEKKILLSTEVEPIFRHSTLGIFYVYDIATKKLVKISADKIQEPLLSPNGSQVAYVKSNNIYIFNMVSGETRQITTDGVTNKIINGVTDWVYEEEFAFVRAFEWNADGSKIAFLRFDETNVPEFSMDVYGTGLYQQPHVFKYPKAGENNSIVTLHLLDVASGAISAVNTNNAYYIPRIKWMNNKNMLSVQTLNRHQDHLTMYAVNAKKGEVTVLLEEKDDAYVDITDNLTFLEDDSFIWTSEKDGWNHIYLYGEDGSLMNQITKGDWEVTKYYGYDQNEDKIYYQSTENGSINRGVYNISSGGDDKKGLAVIKGTNNASFSTDFTYFINTFSSAEMPQVYTLHQAINGKKIKDIKDNSQLLKRLEGYAVSPKEFSTISINGNDLNMYMIKPKDFDPSKKYPLFMYQYSGPGSQNVSNSWMGANDYWHQMLVAEGYIVACVDGRGTGFKGRDFKKVTQKELGKYEVEDQIAAAKKLSELPYIDEERTGIWGWSYGGFMSTNCILKGNDTFEMAIAVAPVTSWAFYDTIYTERYMQTPQENPSGYDDNSPFNYPQLLEGDYLLIHGTGDDNVHVQNSMRMIEALIQADKQFDWGIYPDKNHGIYGGNTRIHLFNKMTNFIKEKL; encoded by the coding sequence ATGCGAAAAACACACTTATTTGCGTTGATTTTACTTTCATTCACTGCAATTACTTGGGCACAGGAAAAACAGATTGAAGTTGCTGAAATATATCAAGGCGCTTTTAGAACAGAAGGGATGGATGCCCTTAGATCTATGAAGAATGGCACCCAGTATACAGTTCTTAATTCGAATAGGTTCAGCCAAATTACTACGGTTGATAAATACGATTACAAAACATTAGAAAAAGTAGGTACAGTAGTTTCTTCTGCAGATTTAGCAGATATTCCTTCGTTTTCATCTTATGATTTTAGTTCAGATGAAAAAAAGATTTTATTATCTACAGAAGTAGAGCCTATTTTTAGACACTCTACTTTAGGCATTTTTTATGTGTACGATATAGCTACAAAAAAGTTAGTGAAAATTAGTGCAGACAAAATACAAGAACCGTTATTATCTCCAAATGGTAGTCAGGTTGCCTATGTAAAGAGTAATAATATTTACATTTTTAACATGGTGTCAGGAGAAACCAGACAGATTACTACTGACGGAGTAACCAATAAAATCATCAATGGTGTTACCGACTGGGTTTATGAAGAGGAGTTTGCTTTTGTTCGTGCTTTTGAATGGAATGCCGATGGTTCTAAAATTGCATTTCTTCGTTTTGATGAAACCAATGTTCCAGAGTTTTCTATGGATGTTTATGGTACGGGATTATACCAACAACCACATGTATTTAAATATCCAAAAGCTGGTGAGAACAATTCTATAGTTACGTTGCATCTTTTAGATGTTGCAAGTGGAGCAATTTCTGCAGTAAACACCAATAATGCGTATTACATTCCGCGTATTAAATGGATGAATAATAAAAATATGTTGAGTGTTCAAACCTTGAACAGGCATCAAGATCATTTAACCATGTATGCGGTAAATGCAAAAAAAGGTGAAGTAACTGTTTTGTTAGAAGAAAAAGATGATGCGTATGTAGACATTACCGATAACCTAACATTTTTAGAAGATGATAGCTTTATTTGGACTAGCGAAAAAGATGGCTGGAACCATATTTACCTTTATGGGGAAGATGGTAGTTTAATGAATCAGATTACAAAAGGCGATTGGGAAGTAACCAAATACTACGGTTACGACCAAAATGAAGATAAAATTTACTATCAATCAACTGAAAATGGTTCTATAAACCGTGGGGTCTATAATATTAGTAGCGGTGGTGATGATAAAAAAGGTTTAGCTGTAATCAAAGGAACAAACAACGCTTCTTTTAGTACTGATTTTACATATTTCATTAATACATTTTCTAGTGCAGAAATGCCTCAGGTATATACTTTACACCAAGCTATTAATGGTAAGAAGATTAAAGATATAAAAGACAATAGTCAATTGTTGAAGAGATTAGAAGGGTATGCTGTGAGTCCGAAAGAGTTCTCTACAATTTCTATTAATGGCAATGATCTTAATATGTACATGATCAAACCTAAAGATTTTGATCCTTCAAAAAAGTATCCTTTGTTTATGTATCAGTATAGTGGTCCTGGTTCGCAAAATGTCAGTAATAGTTGGATGGGCGCTAATGATTACTGGCACCAAATGTTAGTAGCGGAAGGGTATATTGTAGCATGTGTAGATGGTCGTGGAACCGGATTCAAAGGAAGAGATTTCAAAAAAGTTACTCAAAAAGAATTAGGCAAATATGAGGTAGAAGATCAAATTGCTGCAGCTAAAAAATTAAGTGAATTACCGTATATAGATGAAGAAAGAACCGGTATATGGGGTTGGAGCTATGGTGGCTTTATGTCAACTAATTGTATTTTAAAAGGTAACGATACTTTTGAAATGGCAATTGCCGTTGCGCCTGTTACATCATGGGCTTTTTATGATACTATTTATACGGAACGCTACATGCAAACGCCGCAAGAAAACCCAAGTGGTTATGATGACAACTCTCCATTTAATTATCCGCAGTTGTTAGAAGGTGATTATTTGTTAATACATGGTACAGGAGATGATAATGTACACGTGCAAAACTCCATGCGAATGATCGAAGCTTTAATACAGGCAGATAAGCAATTTGATTGGGGAATTTATCCTGATAAAAATCATGGAATTTATGGTGGAAACACAAGAATTCACCTTTTCAATAAGATGACCAATTTTATAAAAGAAAAACTTTAA